The Zerene cesonia ecotype Mississippi chromosome 2, Zerene_cesonia_1.1, whole genome shotgun sequence region CTCGGTAGTCCTATTCAAATGAGATTATCAGTTATAAGAAAACTTAAATCTCTCctcttaaaagtttttttattcagattATAGGCAGggcaagaaaataataattcatttcttCTCTTATatcttaatgaattttatactaatataagtattttgtatataatattagttttcctatatttatttagtaccaGCTGGTGCCCGCAACTTCGTTTGTGTGAACGTGAACAAACTGGAGGTTTTCACTAAAATTAGGTTAaggtatagataaaaaaaatatggtgGATTTCAACATCAAATGTTCAAGATCTTGATTATtatatgtcaaataaaaaattatagccTACATATTGCCTAGacttatacaaatacaaaaaaaaaatcattgaaatcCGTACAGTAGTTCCAGAGTTTAGCAAACAAAGAGACACCATTTTTTAACCCccttcaattattaaatttttggtaTATTCAATGTACAGACACAGTTTTtctactgttttattaaatgtatagatatagatgAGTTATGTATGtagaaacattaatatttatgaactaaaaaaagttataacacATAATGCATAATGgttaaaaacagaaaaaggCTTGATTAGCACTTAAGCATGGGATTcaaaattgtaaaagaaaTTGTGTTTATGAGAATCAACttctaaaaaaagaaaaaaatcataacaattttatttttaattgaagtttTGAGATAATAAAGATAACAGATATTATGATACagttattaaaacttaataataaaatatttccactGGCCATTCTTCATTTTCCTTGTGATATCTGACACAACAGTGatagataaaaacattatcaaacaaaacataatcaaatgaaaaatgtatgtttatggtatatattttttactatcttagtagtataaagtaaatttgaaagaaagaaagaaataaacattgaaaatttcaaaatttgtcaTGCTTaacagaattaattaaattctagttaaagcatataaatacttacagGATTTTCTCTGAATAATATCTTTGCTTTGTCAATTTTCTCGAAGCCACCAACATACCGCCACAAATGCAATGCTTGGTCCATATCCCCCACAGAGACTGTCCATGATCCGACAAGCTCACAGCCTAACTCAGGTTTACGGGATTCCACAAATTCTACTGAAGATTTGctgcaaataaagaataaaagaattattacatgcaatatttttgcctccatatatttaaacatacttGTATTTgatcaaataaaagaagagaattatttaattgtgcttgaaataaagatatatactATATGAAAGTAtgatagaatttattaattacaatttgttaCTTATATTGCTCACAATAGAAAgacatgatttttaaattaatgtggtACAGTTCATTTCATACAACGTCATATTGattaacttataaaatgtacatttatttggTACTCTTATCAAGAACaccataaaatgtttatttttgagtgACATATCTTCAGTTTTTTAGTTAGTTTTATGTAAACATTGATAGGGTCAAAGTTTGGGAAATGATAACACGACGTCTTAAGGAATAGtcaacgaaaataaaaaatggttgtTATAGTTTAAATGGCATAAACGCTATTTTAAGATTGTTACAtaacgatatttattattcgccGGTTGATTGCAAGAATCAAGATACTTTGTACCGTGTTTGACTTATTTATAACTCACTAGTTTTTCAGATATTTATCCACAGAATCCGGCCTTATGTTGTGCGTGTGTAAAGCATATACAATCTCCTTGTCGCTAAGCATACGACTGTGGGATTCTTTGGTAGGTTCGATTTTTCGAACCAGAAGTTTCGAAAGCCATCCATCGTCAGCATTCAATCTTGCACTTGTCGTGGCGATTaatctaaaacaaaattttacttgTAGTCTTTGCGAATCActcacaaacaaaatttatcaatcttcgaaattcaaaataatgaaaacaatcCTACCTTGCATTTTTTGGTACACTTGAAGTGTACACTATAATTCTATTTAAGGTATTCATCTTCACAGTGCTAAAAcatgcatttacaatattaaagacAGTTGAACAATCTGCCGACGAGTTGGATATTGACTTGTTatctattcattaaaaaataaatcacttgaAGGTTATCTTGAAAATAGACTACGTTTATAAAGAGACATCTATGGAGCGTGACCTTAACTAATGATAATTCCGTGACAAGTGACCGAATATTGCATGAGCTTTAGGCAcgcaaaaatgttttctttttcttgaactttgaaaagaatttttcaagtttatgttttttactgttatctcattaactaattaaaacattttcaacaattaacacaatttatgttttttttctaggagtacctatttatttaagcgggtattagtgttttttattgtgtatggCACTAATTCAAGTGAGATACTTGCGTACAAATATTCCTACAATGCACGCAGAACAATGCATCcgcaaatatttttctaagcttgtttgtttgcatgtttgtgAGAATGTGAGTGATCATCATAATCATAGactatacacttatatactataATGTCTGTCACTGCAAACATTTGCAATATATACGAATGTTTGCACGCAATGTTATGAACCGAGGGTTGACTGAGGATTAGAatcaaagagtagtataataatacggaTTAGAACTCATACAAGCTCCAATGATGTCCACTTACTAAGATACGCAATAccaaatctttaaatttttagtggACATCAAAGTTCAGTGATCATCAAAACTATGTTGATCACTTAATGtgtcaaattcaaaattagaGAATAGCCTGCGGATCTCTAATGTCTCCTGTCAAATGTCAGCTGTCTAGCTCGTAGAACTGTCAACATTAAATGGTCTTAGtttatttgtcattattttatgatacaaataaattaagaaaataaattataaataataagggCTTCAAATACAACGAAGTTGGTTGCTTGATTACGCTATGGGTAAGTTGATGTGAACTTTTATCACGACATTACTGGTAGACTTGTTTTAGTGGGCGTTGTTATTAGTTTCCGACTAGTTTATGAAAGtgattatgataatttgtGCAGCATCAAGCGAAGTTACGAAACTTCAGCAGCATTTGGCGTTGCTGAAGGAGGAATATGGAAAACTGCAAAGTCATTGCGCTGAAGTTGAGAGGAAGTACACCCTCGCTGCGGCGTCCGCCGGCGACTTGAGTGAAACTAGCTTTGTAGCGAGACTTTTGATGACAGTTTCTTCGTTGTATGGAAGAGAAACATATTCAGATATAACTATCAAACTACAAAACAAATCAATGCCTGGAcataagtttgttttaaatgctCGATCTGATGATTGGAATGAAGAAGCATTGAAAAACCAATCTGAACTAGGTAAGATAAATttgatagatataataattgataccTAATTTGGTAAGCCAAAATACTCatgataaatacaataaacactttatttttaaatgaaataaaatcgcTTTAGATGTATGATTCTaggaaaattttcattaaaaatgttacaatgtTGTACACATGTATTACCTATCTGCAAAGCTTACTATTACATTGTATTATCATAGATTGGTCATCTCTTCCCGACGATGTTGGATCAGCCCTTCTCAAATGGCTTTACACAGATTTGGTGGATTTATCAAGAGGGGATTCCTTTGCTCTCCAGTTGATGAAATCAGCTGCTAGTTTCAAACTATATGGCCTTGTGGGCAAGTGTGAACAAGCTCTAATTGCATCTGTTGGTGTGAGGTGCGTGTGTTATGccaattatgtaaatgtttgttatttatcaacCTATCACTTGCATcttaataaatgcaataactGCCCATTTTGGTTAGAGggagaatattatattaaaatttataaacatttaattaatagtcaACTTAAAACTTTTGTTAAATGGACTCTTACTGAATTTGAGTTTATGGAATagcatttatgtttttaataatttataattttttatttttattacaggacatgtgtaaaattttactcaGCAGCAGATGAAATTGGTGCCACAGCATTAAAAGAGCACTGCTCTGGCCTTATCTCTGCACATTGGGATGATCTCACAGGTACAATgctttatactaaataaatagtatcttatttcacaaatataaatagtatctTTTTTCACAAATGTAATTACTGCTTAGGGCATTTGGTTTAATCTGACATAAGGTAGAGGGCACACTAAGGCATAGACTTaagatttcttttaatttttggtaGATTCCAAATGATTTATGTTGTGGGTGTTATTGCATAAATTTGTCTATTGTAGTACTTATTATGTTAGACttgaaaatatctatataattaagtatatttaaagtataatttgCATTGAAcaacattgtaataaaaaataatttcctttcaaATGCCTaccttttgaaatatatatatatatatatatattacatcttGTTGACTGATGATAAGAGAAATGTTAAcacaaaaatgtgtttattttattttctttaccaGTGTTCctttactatattattcacACTTTATTCATATGGAACTCTGCTTGAAACTCGCTAAAAACCCACATTTAGATTTAGATCTaatgcgtagttttaaaaatctaagtaTGGATAAGAACAGACAGACAGCGGGAGCTGATTTGTTTTGTACATATAGTCCAGGATCCATCGCCCATTTTTGCACTTGATTACTATCAAGCTAATAATCCGTGAGTAGCTTTATTTNNNNNNNNNNNNNNNNNNNNNNNNNNNNNNNNNNNNNNNNNNNNNNNNNNNNNNNNNNNNNNNNNNNNNNNNNNNNNNNNNNNNNNNNNNNNNNNNNNNNNNNNNNNNNNNNNNNNNNNNNNNNNNNNNNNNNNNNNNNNNNNNNNNNNNNNNNNNNNNNNNNNNNNNNNNNNNNNNNNNNNNNNNNNNNNNNNNNNNNNNNNNNNNNNNNNNNNNNNNNNNNNNNNNNNNNNNNNNNNNNNNNNNNNNNNNNNNNNNNNNNNNNNNNNNNNNNNNNNNNNNNNNNNNNNNNNNNNNNNNNNNNNNNNNNNNNNNNNNNNNNNNNNNNNNNNNNNNNNNNNNNNNNNNNNNNNNNNNNNNNNNNNNNNNNNNNNNNNNNNNNNNNNNNNNNNNNNNNNNNNNNNNNNNNNNNNNNNNNNNNNNNNNNNNNNNNNNNNNNNNNNNNNNNNNNNNNNNNNNNNNNNNNNNNNNNNNNN contains the following coding sequences:
- the LOC119834266 gene encoding protein NipSnap — its product is MNTLNRIIVYTSSVPKNARLIATTSARLNADDGWLSKLLVRKIEPTKESHSRMLSDKEIVYALHTHNIRPDSVDKYLKNYKSSVEFVESRKPELGCELVGSWTVSVGDMDQALHLWRYVGGFEKIDKAKILFRENPDYRALEKERGNFVRSRHLQYLLAFSFWPSGEPREPSNIYEIRSYSLKPGTMIEWGNNWARGLTYRRAKNEAFAGYFSQIGRLYNVHHIWCYKDLQARRETRESTWRNPGWDECVAYTVPLIREMHCRILEPTEFSPTK
- the LOC119835649 gene encoding rabankyrin-5-like, translated to MASSEVTKLQQHLALLKEEYGKLQSHCAEVERKYTLAAASAGDLSETSFVARLLMTVSSLYGRETYSDITIKLQNKSMPGHKFVLNARSDDWNEEALKNQSELDWSSLPDDVGSALLKWLYTDLVDLSRGDSFALQLMKSAASFKLYGLVGKCEQALIASVGVRTCVKFYSAADEIGATALKEHCSGLISAHWDDLTDAVADNYDKKLKLQKREEVVVCKLTLSVQSNEKFPSMILTNKYEHLKSCNKYRKPNELRC